From one Brachypodium distachyon strain Bd21 chromosome 4, Brachypodium_distachyon_v3.0, whole genome shotgun sequence genomic stretch:
- the LOC104585037 gene encoding uncharacterized protein LOC104585037 produces MSSSGPSDPFNSSRSGSSNPFAGPSVVVIRDVPVFERVPIKLSHTAANFFAWKMYFGLLFREYDLLDHVDGTTDLLAMPHDPDWSTIDATIIRWFFQTVSTDIFHTVVRDGDTARDVWKNITGLFTDNKIQCITFLQQEFFGLHQNDLSLDAFCLRLKILSDELRDLEFPFTDALLLSTLAAGLGEDLSHAASNLTLLTTPTFEQAVAYLRNEERLQQHLRARAVHTALAAGLSRGAPAHSPSAPPPDPP; encoded by the coding sequence ATGTCTAGCTCCGGCCCCTCCGACCCCTTCAACTCCTCGCGGTCTGGGAGCTCCAACCCCTTCGCCGGCCCCTCCGTCGTCGTCATCCGCGACGTCCCCGTCTTCGAGCGTGTGCCGATCAAGCTCTCCCACACCGCGGCCAACTTCTTCGCGTGGAAGATGTACTTCGGCCTCCTCTTCCGTGAGTACGATCTCCTCGACCACGTCGACGGCACCACCGACCTCCTCGCCATGCCGCACGACCCTGACTGGAGCACCATCGACGCCACCATCATCCGTTGGTTCTTCCAGACCGTCTCCACCGACATCTTTCACACCGTTGTCCGCGATGGCGACACCGCGCGCGACGTATGGAAGAATATCACCGGCCTCTTCACCGACAACAAGATCCAGTGCATCACCTTCCTCCAGCAGGAGTTCTTCGGCCTCCACCAGAACGATCTCTCCCTCGATGCCTTCTGCTTGCGCCTCAAGATCCTCTCCGACGAGCTCCGTGACTTGGAGTTTCCGTTCACTgacgccctcctcctctctacGCTCGCGGCTGGTCTTGGCGAGGATCTCAGCCACGCCGCCTCCAACCTCACGTTGCTCACCACGCCGACCTTCGAGCAGGCCGTGGCCTATCTTCGTAACGAGGAGCGGCTGCAACAACACCTGCGGGCTCGCGCGGTTCACACCGCCTTAGCCGCTGGCCTCTCCCGTGGAGCGCCCGCGCACTCACCGTCGGCTCCCCCACCCGACCCGCCCTAG